Proteins from one Acidobacteriota bacterium genomic window:
- a CDS encoding ankyrin repeat domain-containing protein — protein sequence MSDVRDSSSPGAQRRHNLEQKKKLAKDLLRAFRRGDDKARGRVREFLPRLSDPDGRTSSAGKPLVLAEAQYVIARESGFASWPRMKSALEAAAMDEQSRMRRLIEAALQGRRAQVEELLAADHGTSPDRSIHAAAALGDDEAVARLLRERPELAVEEGGPRGWATIFYACHSRFGRLDSEVAQRRIRIVKNLLEKGADPARTVEAPDVPDGFRSVLTAAVECVSSPELVELLLEAGAKRQENWALWAAAELTDAVGGDDLQCLRVLLRDHPPQYQLDFALSLRVAMDEPRGVKLLLDAGASPDAGSWGAHGSVLHQAIRDRRSLAVIELLLEAGADLERPNRDGYRPYQIAVRLGRKDVAELLVKRGARQEVSEVDRVLADSLRGEASPDAGQLAGLSRTDHQVLAWALSHGCGEAVPALLRAGLDPEVADDEGDRPLHLAARAGDSHALNSLLGAGANPASRNHAGRTALDLALEIEDSELRRGLVERLLQAGSPVSGLQAFPSGDARLDARLRRLGAVEQEVSAQWFERARDAAVQGQADKLRRMLRDDPTLIHARSPRPHRATLLHYMAANGVETEVQRTPQNALEILRMLLDAGAEVDALCNAYGGGPAQTTLALLSSSSWPAEAGLQGDMVRMLVEAGANPNGLDEDGVPLATAIAFRCPQALDALVQCGARLDNLIFAAAAGHLEAVKQQVDPEGALRPQAGFCRVPWCRSLGDPVKAVQQGLIYAAQFGRLSTVRYLAEAGVDVNAAPVDGIAALHEASFMGHIEVVRYLLEKGADPTRRERRHQASALGWAREGKRQDILQLLLEHCQPDIFDAVEFNLPDRVSELLDSDPDLIHAPDGRAIPLRSAARRGRLEIVRILLSHGADPLLNPDNRGSALDLAKKAGHDEIARLLESRIG from the coding sequence ATGTCCGATGTCCGCGATTCGTCCTCTCCCGGCGCCCAACGCCGCCACAACCTGGAACAAAAGAAAAAGCTGGCCAAGGACCTGCTGCGCGCCTTCAGGCGGGGCGACGATAAGGCCCGGGGACGGGTGCGCGAGTTTCTGCCCCGGCTCTCCGATCCCGACGGCAGGACGTCCTCAGCCGGCAAGCCGCTGGTATTGGCCGAGGCCCAGTATGTCATCGCCCGCGAGTCAGGCTTCGCCTCCTGGCCTCGCATGAAAAGCGCCCTTGAAGCCGCCGCCATGGACGAGCAGTCGCGGATGAGGCGACTCATCGAGGCGGCTTTGCAGGGACGCCGTGCCCAGGTGGAGGAGTTGCTGGCGGCCGATCACGGCACTTCGCCCGACCGCTCCATCCATGCGGCGGCGGCGCTGGGGGACGATGAGGCCGTGGCGCGGCTGCTGCGGGAGCGGCCCGAACTGGCCGTTGAAGAGGGAGGTCCGCGGGGGTGGGCTACGATTTTCTACGCCTGTCATTCGCGCTTTGGACGGCTGGATTCCGAGGTGGCCCAACGCCGCATCCGCATCGTCAAGAACCTGTTGGAGAAGGGGGCCGATCCGGCCCGGACGGTAGAGGCTCCCGACGTGCCGGACGGGTTTCGCTCGGTATTGACCGCTGCTGTCGAGTGCGTCTCCAGTCCTGAGTTGGTGGAACTGCTGCTGGAGGCGGGCGCCAAGCGCCAGGAGAACTGGGCCCTGTGGGCGGCGGCGGAACTGACCGATGCCGTGGGCGGCGACGATCTGCAATGCCTGCGCGTCCTGCTGCGCGATCATCCTCCTCAGTATCAGCTCGACTTCGCCCTGTCTTTGCGCGTGGCCATGGACGAACCCAGAGGCGTCAAGCTGCTCTTGGACGCAGGCGCCAGTCCCGACGCCGGCAGTTGGGGCGCCCACGGCAGCGTGTTGCACCAGGCCATCCGCGACCGACGCAGCCTGGCCGTGATCGAGCTTCTGCTGGAGGCGGGGGCCGACCTCGAGCGTCCCAACCGCGACGGATACCGCCCCTACCAGATCGCTGTCCGCCTGGGAAGGAAGGATGTCGCCGAACTGTTGGTCAAGCGAGGAGCCCGCCAGGAGGTGTCCGAGGTGGACCGCGTGCTGGCGGATTCCCTGCGCGGAGAAGCGTCCCCGGACGCGGGTCAGCTTGCCGGCCTCAGCCGCACCGATCACCAGGTGCTGGCCTGGGCCCTCAGCCATGGCTGCGGAGAGGCCGTCCCCGCGCTGCTGCGGGCGGGACTCGATCCTGAAGTGGCTGACGATGAAGGCGACCGTCCGCTGCACCTGGCGGCCCGGGCCGGAGATTCCCATGCGCTGAACAGTCTCTTGGGGGCCGGGGCCAACCCCGCGTCCCGCAACCACGCCGGACGCACGGCCCTCGATCTGGCCCTCGAAATCGAGGACTCCGAGCTGCGCCGCGGCCTGGTCGAGCGTTTGCTGCAGGCCGGCTCCCCCGTCAGCGGACTCCAGGCCTTTCCCAGCGGCGATGCCCGGCTCGACGCCCGCCTTCGCCGCCTGGGCGCGGTCGAGCAGGAAGTCTCGGCGCAATGGTTCGAGCGGGCTCGTGACGCCGCCGTCCAAGGGCAAGCCGACAAACTGCGCCGGATGCTGCGCGACGATCCCACTCTCATCCACGCCCGTTCCCCGCGTCCCCACCGCGCCACCCTCCTCCACTACATGGCCGCCAACGGGGTCGAGACGGAAGTCCAGCGCACGCCGCAAAACGCCCTTGAGATCCTGCGCATGCTCCTCGATGCGGGCGCCGAGGTGGACGCTCTCTGCAACGCTTACGGCGGCGGACCGGCCCAGACCACCCTGGCTCTGCTGTCCTCGAGCAGTTGGCCGGCCGAGGCCGGACTGCAAGGCGACATGGTACGCATGCTGGTGGAGGCCGGGGCCAATCCCAACGGCCTCGACGAGGACGGCGTTCCGCTTGCCACCGCCATCGCCTTCCGCTGTCCCCAGGCCCTGGACGCGCTGGTCCAGTGCGGGGCCCGCCTCGACAACCTCATCTTCGCCGCTGCCGCCGGCCACCTCGAGGCCGTCAAGCAGCAGGTGGACCCAGAGGGCGCTCTGCGTCCTCAGGCGGGCTTCTGCCGCGTCCCCTGGTGCCGCTCGCTGGGCGACCCCGTCAAGGCGGTTCAGCAGGGGCTCATTTACGCCGCCCAGTTCGGACGCCTGTCCACCGTCCGCTACCTGGCCGAGGCCGGGGTCGACGTCAACGCCGCTCCCGTGGACGGCATCGCCGCTCTCCATGAGGCTTCCTTCATGGGACACATCGAGGTGGTCCGCTACCTGCTCGAGAAAGGCGCCGACCCCACCCGCCGCGAACGCCGTCACCAGGCCAGCGCGCTGGGATGGGCGCGGGAAGGCAAGCGCCAGGACATCCTTCAACTGCTGCTTGAGCATTGCCAGCCCGACATTTTCGACGCCGTGGAGTTCAACCTGCCCGACCGGGTCAGTGAGCTGCTGGACTCCGACCCCGACCTCATCCACGCCCCCGAC